Proteins from a genomic interval of Candidatus Cloacimonadota bacterium:
- a CDS encoding MoxR family ATPase: protein MDNNIVRIQELSIAVKELKQEMAKVIVGQEKVIDNVLTALFANGHILIEGVPGLAKTLMISSLAQSLSLSFSRIQFTPDLMPSDITGSDILVSNKQTGMQGFEYLKGPVFANIILADEINRTPPKTQSALLQAMQENTITSGNKTWRLEKPFIVMATQNPIEQEGTYPLPEAQLDRFMFYITIDYPTYEEEIMIVENTTGSLEPQISPHLGAQQIIALQKAIRDLPVSEHVLKYAVDLVRASRPNNPDTDPEIKRWVSWGAGPRASQYLIMGAKAVAALNGRLSPSEEDVRQVAPIVLKHRILVSFAAEAEGINSAEIVSRLLELRN, encoded by the coding sequence ATGGATAACAACATAGTGCGTATTCAGGAATTAAGTATCGCAGTAAAAGAATTGAAACAAGAAATGGCTAAAGTGATTGTTGGTCAGGAAAAGGTTATAGATAATGTGCTTACTGCACTCTTTGCAAACGGACATATACTTATCGAAGGAGTACCGGGACTTGCTAAAACACTAATGATATCCTCTTTGGCGCAAAGTCTTTCTCTCAGTTTCTCTCGCATTCAGTTTACTCCAGATCTGATGCCTTCAGATATTACCGGATCGGATATCTTGGTATCGAATAAACAAACTGGCATGCAAGGTTTTGAATACCTCAAAGGACCTGTCTTTGCCAATATCATCCTTGCAGACGAAATAAACCGCACTCCTCCTAAAACTCAATCTGCTTTGTTACAAGCTATGCAGGAAAACACTATCACCAGTGGTAATAAGACATGGAGATTGGAAAAACCATTTATTGTGATGGCTACCCAAAATCCTATAGAACAAGAAGGAACATACCCTCTTCCTGAAGCGCAATTAGATCGTTTTATGTTCTATATAACTATAGATTACCCCACTTACGAAGAGGAAATTATGATAGTGGAAAACACAACCGGCAGCTTAGAGCCGCAAATCTCTCCCCATTTGGGAGCGCAGCAAATAATCGCCCTTCAAAAGGCGATTAGGGATCTTCCTGTTAGCGAACACGTATTGAAATATGCGGTAGATTTGGTGCGAGCAAGCAGACCCAACAATCCGGATACCGATCCAGAAATAAAGCGCTGGGTAAGCTGGGGAGCAGGTCCCCGTGCATCCCAATACCTCATTATGGGAGCAAAAGCAGTGGCAGCATTAAATGGCAGATTAAGCCCTTCCGAAGAAGATGTTCGCCAGGTTGCACCCATAGTATTGAAACACAGAATATTGGTTTCGTTTGCTGCCGAAGCAGAAGGCATCAACTCTGCCGAAATAGTATCTCGCCTGCTGGAACTAAGAAACTAA